In Bacteroidota bacterium, a single window of DNA contains:
- a CDS encoding SulP family inorganic anion transporter: MFVPKLFTTLSGYDRKAFGRDLGAGVIVGVVALPLAIAFAIASGVTPDKGLITAVVAGFIISALGGSRVQIGGPTGAFVIIVYGIVQKYGIDGLIITTFLAGIVLVIFGLAKLGTAIKFIPAPVIIGFTSGIAVIIFTSEIPDFLGVRFDNPPAHFLAKWALYLSSFGSVNFYAVGIALLTLLIIVLWPRINKTIPSPFVALVISTGVVSLFHIPIETIGSRFGAIPTMLPHPHMPHVTLAAIRELTPSIFTVAILAAVESLLSAVVADGMIGSKHRSNMELIAQGIANIGSAAFGGIPATGAIARTATNVRSGGRTPIAGIIHAITLLLIMLLLGQLASTIPLAVLAAILVVVAYNMSEWHAFVEVFRAPKSDLAVLLATFFLTVLVDLTVAVEVGMVLAAFLFMHRMAQVTNVRPFTSEIEEPQSETDAIRPAKLPLPDGVMIFDVSGALFFGAAEQFAETINSLHAFPRVLVLRMADVLAVDASGLKVLRDLHHRAMVHHSTLLITELHAQPLVASQRAGLLELIGEENIHATLEDAIAQSRVIRAEH; this comes from the coding sequence GTGTTCGTACCAAAACTTTTTACCACTCTTTCCGGCTACGACCGTAAGGCCTTCGGCCGCGATCTGGGCGCCGGAGTAATCGTTGGCGTCGTTGCCCTTCCTCTTGCGATTGCGTTCGCTATCGCGAGTGGAGTGACTCCCGATAAGGGGCTCATTACCGCCGTCGTGGCGGGGTTCATTATCTCCGCGCTCGGTGGGAGCCGTGTCCAAATTGGCGGGCCGACTGGCGCGTTCGTCATCATCGTCTATGGCATTGTCCAGAAGTATGGCATCGATGGTCTCATAATCACAACGTTTCTTGCCGGGATCGTTCTGGTTATCTTTGGTCTGGCAAAACTCGGAACCGCGATCAAGTTTATCCCCGCGCCCGTCATAATCGGGTTCACGAGCGGTATCGCGGTGATCATTTTCACGTCGGAGATTCCGGATTTTCTTGGCGTCCGATTCGACAATCCGCCAGCACACTTTCTGGCGAAGTGGGCACTTTATCTTTCCAGCTTCGGCTCCGTGAACTTCTATGCGGTCGGGATTGCGCTCCTGACGCTGCTGATTATTGTGTTGTGGCCGCGCATCAACAAGACGATCCCGTCGCCGTTCGTTGCTCTGGTGATTTCGACCGGAGTTGTATCGCTGTTTCACATCCCGATCGAGACGATCGGCTCGCGGTTCGGAGCCATCCCAACTATGCTGCCGCACCCGCACATGCCGCACGTGACATTGGCTGCGATTCGGGAGCTGACTCCGTCCATCTTCACCGTCGCGATCCTCGCTGCCGTCGAGTCGTTGCTTTCGGCTGTGGTAGCCGATGGCATGATCGGTTCGAAACACCGGTCGAACATGGAATTGATTGCTCAGGGCATCGCGAACATAGGGTCCGCCGCCTTCGGAGGAATACCGGCAACGGGCGCCATCGCGCGGACCGCAACCAACGTTCGTTCGGGTGGTCGCACGCCGATCGCCGGGATCATCCACGCGATCACATTGCTACTCATCATGCTGTTGCTTGGGCAACTGGCTTCGACAATACCGTTGGCCGTGCTCGCGGCGATTCTCGTCGTCGTGGCATACAACATGAGCGAGTGGCACGCATTCGTCGAGGTGTTCCGCGCACCGAAGAGCGATCTTGCCGTACTGCTGGCGACTTTTTTTCTTACGGTGCTTGTCGATCTCACGGTCGCCGTGGAAGTTGGGATGGTGCTCGCGGCGTTTTTGTTTATGCACCGCATGGCGCAGGTCACGAACGTTCGGCCATTTACGAGCGAGATCGAAGAGCCGCAAAGCGAAACGGATGCAATTCGACCAGCGAAATTGCCTCTGCCAGATGGCGTGATGATCTTCGATGTGAGCGGCGCGCTATTTTTCGGTGCGGCTGAGCAATTCGCCGAGACGATCAACTCGCTACATGCCTTCCCTCGCGTGCTCGTCCTTCGTATGGCGGATGTTCTGGCTGTCGATGCGAGCGGCCTTAAAGTGTTGAGAGATCTTCATCATCGCGCGATGGTGCACCATTCCACATTGCTCATTACAGAACTTCATGCCCAACCACTCGTTGCGTCCCAACGAGCGGGACTACTCGAACTCATTGGCGAGGAGAATATCCATGCGACGCTGGAAGATGCGATCGCTCAGTCACGAGTAATCAGAGCAGAACATTAG